A genomic segment from Paramixta manurensis encodes:
- a CDS encoding DUF3251 domain-containing protein, which yields MTRYVLASMFSTLLLAGCSSAPQPQAVNHLHNEVNKLNQTMRQLTTQATVLEQQNQLNANSAQGAWLLPSANTAVILQSNAGELRLSLSQVEAEANGTRAILNIRAAGEKTLPALSAEIEWGERDPVSGKPLQASALSQTISVPSSLVPQANAEVPLRLSGITPEQLGYVRVHDVTLDNSAAPATTVK from the coding sequence ATGACCAGATACGTGCTGGCAAGCATGTTCTCAACCTTACTTCTGGCTGGTTGTAGCAGCGCGCCGCAACCGCAGGCAGTCAACCATTTGCATAATGAAGTCAATAAGCTGAACCAAACCATGCGTCAGTTAACCACGCAGGCGACGGTGCTTGAACAGCAAAATCAGCTTAATGCTAATTCGGCTCAGGGCGCATGGCTGCTTCCTTCAGCCAATACGGCGGTGATATTGCAGAGTAATGCAGGTGAACTGCGTCTCTCGCTTAGCCAGGTCGAGGCGGAGGCTAATGGTACGCGCGCCATCCTGAATATCCGCGCCGCGGGTGAGAAAACTTTGCCCGCCTTGAGCGCCGAAATCGAATGGGGCGAGCGCGACCCGGTTAGCGGCAAGCCGCTACAGGCGAGCGCTTTGTCACAAACGATTAGCGTCCCCTCTTCTTTAGTTCCGCAGGCGAATGCTGAGGTGCCGTTACGGCTAAGCGGTATCACGCCGGAACAGTTAGGGTATGTGCGGGTACATGACGTAACGCTGGATAATAGCGCGGCTCCTGCAACCACAGTGAAATAA
- the lysM gene encoding peptidoglycan-binding protein LysM — protein MGLFNFVKEAGEKLWDSVSGAADQSKKLQEHINTLGLPDSDKVNVEVKDGKVTVTGDGLSQELKEKILIAAGNVAGITEVEDKVSAVQNEPEAQFYTVQKGDTLSAISKQFYGTPNQYNKIFEANKPMLTHPDKIYPGQMLRIPQ, from the coding sequence ATGGGATTGTTTAATTTCGTGAAAGAAGCGGGTGAAAAGCTGTGGGATAGCGTTAGCGGCGCAGCCGATCAAAGTAAGAAACTGCAAGAACACATCAATACGTTGGGCCTGCCGGATAGCGACAAAGTCAACGTTGAAGTGAAAGATGGCAAAGTGACCGTCACTGGCGATGGTCTTTCGCAGGAGTTGAAAGAAAAAATTCTCATCGCCGCCGGTAATGTTGCCGGCATTACCGAAGTTGAGGATAAGGTTAGCGCCGTGCAGAACGAGCCGGAAGCACAGTTTTATACGGTACAGAAAGGCGATACCTTGAGCGCTATTTCGAAACAGTTCTACGGAACGCCCAATCAGTACAACAAAATCTTTGAAGCCAATAAACCAATGTTAACCCATCCGGATAAGATCTATCCGGGTCAGATGCTGCGTATTCCGCAGTAA
- the nrdR gene encoding transcriptional regulator NrdR — MHCPFCSAVDTKVIDSRLVGEGTSVRRRRQCLVCHERFTTFEVAELVMPRVVKSNDIREPFNEDKLCSGMMKALEKRPVNSDDVENAISHIKTQLRATGEREVPSKMIGNLVMDELKKLDKVAYIRFASVYRSFEDIREFGEEIARLQD, encoded by the coding sequence ATGCATTGCCCATTCTGTTCGGCTGTGGACACCAAAGTGATTGATTCTCGTCTGGTAGGTGAAGGTACTTCCGTTCGGCGTCGACGCCAGTGCCTGGTCTGTCATGAGCGTTTTACTACCTTTGAAGTGGCAGAGCTGGTGATGCCGCGGGTGGTGAAGAGCAATGATATTCGTGAACCTTTCAACGAAGATAAGCTGTGTAGCGGCATGATGAAGGCACTCGAAAAACGTCCGGTTAACTCGGACGATGTGGAAAATGCCATTAGTCATATTAAAACGCAGCTACGGGCAACCGGCGAGCGCGAAGTGCCCAGTAAAATGATCGGTAATCTGGTGATGGATGAGCTGAAAAAACTGGATAAAGTCGCCTATATTCGCTTTGCCTCGGTGTACCGTAGCTTTGAGGATATCCGCGAGTTTGGCGAAGAAATCGCCCGCTTACAGGACTAG
- the ribD gene encoding bifunctional diaminohydroxyphosphoribosylaminopyrimidine deaminase/5-amino-6-(5-phosphoribosylamino)uracil reductase RibD: MRDEFYMARALELARRGQFTTAPNPNVGCVIVRGAEIVGEGWHQRAGEPHAEVHALRMAGEKANGATAYVTLEPCSHLGRTPPCCDALIAAGVSRVVAAMQDPNPEVAGRGLYRLKQAGIEVSHGLMMSEAEALNRGFLKRMRTGFPFVQLKLGASLDGRTAMASGESQWITSVQARQDVQRFRARSAAILSTSATVLADNPSLTVREEELDSETRASYPQGEIRQPVRVIIDRHNRVTPQQRLIGLPGETWLARCQPDEQPWPESVQQLCVPALADRLDLVALLMALGKRQINSLWVEAGATMAGALLKAGVVDELVVYLAPKLLGNEARGLCALPGLAHLADAPDFIFSDIRQVGPDLRLTLTPR; encoded by the coding sequence ATGCGTGATGAATTCTATATGGCGCGTGCGTTAGAGCTGGCACGGCGTGGTCAGTTCACGACTGCGCCTAACCCGAATGTGGGTTGTGTCATCGTGCGGGGCGCGGAGATCGTTGGCGAAGGCTGGCATCAGCGCGCAGGTGAACCTCATGCGGAAGTTCATGCGTTGCGCATGGCGGGTGAAAAAGCCAACGGCGCAACGGCGTACGTTACGCTGGAACCCTGTAGCCATTTGGGGCGCACGCCACCATGCTGTGATGCGCTGATCGCCGCTGGCGTTAGTCGCGTGGTTGCCGCGATGCAGGATCCGAACCCTGAGGTAGCGGGGCGCGGCCTTTATCGCCTGAAACAGGCCGGTATTGAGGTCAGCCATGGGCTGATGATGTCGGAGGCGGAGGCGCTCAATCGCGGCTTTCTGAAACGCATGCGTACCGGTTTCCCTTTTGTGCAGCTAAAATTAGGCGCATCGCTGGATGGGCGAACCGCCATGGCGAGCGGAGAGAGCCAGTGGATCACTTCTGTGCAAGCGCGCCAGGATGTCCAGCGCTTTCGCGCCCGTAGCGCGGCGATTCTGAGCACCAGCGCGACGGTGCTGGCGGATAATCCTTCGCTGACCGTGCGTGAGGAGGAGCTGGATAGCGAGACGCGCGCCAGCTATCCGCAAGGTGAAATACGCCAGCCGGTGCGGGTTATTATTGACCGACATAACCGTGTTACGCCGCAGCAGCGTTTAATTGGGTTGCCAGGAGAAACCTGGCTGGCGCGTTGCCAGCCGGATGAGCAGCCGTGGCCTGAGAGTGTGCAACAGCTTTGCGTACCGGCTTTAGCCGACCGTCTCGACTTGGTTGCCCTGCTGATGGCGCTCGGTAAACGGCAGATTAACAGCCTGTGGGTAGAGGCCGGGGCGACGATGGCCGGTGCGTTACTCAAGGCGGGCGTGGTGGACGAGCTGGTGGTTTACCTGGCGCCCAAATTATTAGGCAACGAGGCGCGTGGTCTTTGTGCGCTACCGGGTTTGGCACATTTGGCTGATGCGCCTGACTTTATTTTTAGCGATATTCGTCAGGTTGGCCCGGATTTACGCCTAACCTTGACCCCGCGTTAA
- the ribH gene encoding 6,7-dimethyl-8-ribityllumazine synthase, with protein MKIIEAAVATPEARVAIVIARFNNFINDSLLAGALDALKRIGQVKEDNITVVWVPGAYELPMTARALAKAGKHDAVVALGTVIRGGTAHFEYVAGEASSGLASVAMNSDIPVAFGVLTTENIEQAIERAGTKAGNKGAEAALTALEMINVLKAIKA; from the coding sequence ATGAAGATTATCGAAGCTGCTGTTGCGACTCCTGAAGCGCGTGTTGCCATTGTGATTGCGCGTTTCAATAATTTTATTAACGACAGCCTGCTGGCGGGTGCCCTTGATGCGTTAAAACGTATCGGCCAGGTGAAAGAAGATAACATCACCGTGGTGTGGGTGCCGGGTGCCTATGAATTGCCGATGACTGCGCGTGCGCTGGCAAAAGCCGGTAAGCATGATGCAGTGGTAGCATTAGGTACTGTTATCCGTGGTGGTACCGCCCACTTTGAATATGTTGCGGGTGAAGCCAGCTCTGGCCTCGCCAGCGTCGCGATGAATAGCGACATCCCGGTTGCCTTCGGCGTTTTGACGACCGAAAATATCGAGCAGGCGATTGAACGCGCCGGCACGAAAGCGGGCAACAAAGGGGCTGAAGCGGCGCTGACCGCACTCGAAATGATTAATGTATTGAAAGCCATCAAAGCCTGA
- the nusB gene encoding transcription antitermination factor NusB: MKPAARRRARECAVQALYSWQLSNNDIADVEYQFLAEQDVKDVDIAYFRELLIGVATNSAFLDGLMKPWLSRQLEELGQVEKAVLRIALYELSKRADVPYKVAINEGIELAKVFGAEDSHKFVNGVLDKAAPQIRPNKK; this comes from the coding sequence GTGAAACCTGCTGCTCGCCGCCGCGCCCGTGAGTGCGCCGTCCAGGCGCTTTACTCCTGGCAGTTGTCCAACAACGACATTGCTGATGTTGAATATCAGTTTCTGGCGGAACAAGACGTCAAAGACGTTGATATTGCCTATTTCCGTGAGTTACTGATTGGCGTTGCGACCAACAGTGCCTTTCTCGACGGCCTGATGAAGCCTTGGTTATCTCGCCAACTGGAAGAGCTGGGCCAGGTAGAAAAAGCCGTGCTGCGTATCGCGCTGTATGAACTGAGTAAACGCGCTGATGTGCCGTACAAAGTGGCGATCAATGAAGGGATTGAGCTGGCGAAAGTGTTCGGCGCCGAAGACAGCCATAAGTTTGTCAATGGTGTGCTGGATAAAGCCGCTCCACAAATCCGCCCCAACAAGAAATAA
- the thiL gene encoding thiamine-phosphate kinase — MSCGEFELIARYFNRVTSSRRDVEKGIGDDCALLNVPEKQTLAISTDTLVEGVHFLRDIHPADLGYKALAVNLSDLAAMGADPAWLTLALTLPEVDEAWLKAFSDSLFELLNYYDMQLIGGDTTRGPRSLTLGIHGLVPAGRALRRSGARIGDWIYVTGTLGDSAAGLALLQHHERITDPVAHEALIKRHLRPMPRILQGQALRDLASAAIDISDGLVADIGHILRASECGARLNIDALPISSVLLEHFDHAQAVRWALSGGEDYELCFTVPEINRGALDVALGRLGVPYTCIGQVAPEAEGMTLWQNGEVVELNLKGFDHFDAQ, encoded by the coding sequence ATGTCATGTGGCGAATTTGAACTGATCGCACGCTATTTTAATCGTGTGACAAGCTCGCGTCGTGATGTTGAAAAAGGCATCGGCGATGACTGCGCGTTACTGAACGTGCCGGAGAAGCAGACGCTGGCGATCAGCACCGATACGTTGGTGGAAGGCGTCCATTTTTTACGTGATATTCACCCTGCCGATCTGGGCTATAAAGCCTTAGCGGTTAACCTTAGCGATCTTGCCGCGATGGGAGCCGATCCGGCGTGGCTGACACTGGCGCTCACGCTGCCAGAGGTGGATGAAGCGTGGCTTAAAGCGTTCAGCGATAGTTTGTTTGAGTTGCTGAATTATTATGATATGCAACTCATTGGCGGCGATACGACGCGTGGGCCGCGTAGTTTAACCTTAGGTATCCACGGCTTAGTTCCGGCAGGGCGCGCATTACGTCGTTCGGGCGCGCGTATTGGCGACTGGATTTACGTTACTGGCACCTTAGGCGATAGCGCTGCGGGTTTGGCGCTATTGCAGCACCACGAGCGTATTACCGACCCTGTGGCGCACGAAGCCTTGATTAAGCGTCATTTGCGCCCAATGCCGCGTATTTTGCAAGGGCAAGCATTACGCGATCTCGCCAGCGCGGCAATTGATATTTCAGATGGGCTGGTTGCGGATATCGGTCATATTTTGCGTGCCAGCGAATGCGGGGCGCGCTTGAATATTGATGCGTTGCCGATATCGTCGGTTTTACTGGAACATTTCGACCACGCCCAGGCGGTACGCTGGGCGTTAAGCGGCGGGGAAGACTACGAACTGTGCTTTACCGTGCCGGAAATTAACCGGGGCGCTTTAGACGTGGCGCTTGGTCGCCTCGGTGTCCCTTATACCTGTATCGGCCAAGTGGCGCCGGAAGCGGAAGGTATGACGTTGTGGCAAAATGGCGAAGTTGTTGAGTTGAACCTAAAAGGATTTGATCATTTTGACGCGCAATAA
- the pgpA gene encoding phosphatidylglycerophosphatase A, whose protein sequence is MIILTRNKDVAKSRLQMSNPWHLLATGFGSGLSPWVPGTMGSLASIPFWWLMTWLPFQLYYLLVLLGISLGVYLCHRTAKDMGVHDHGSIVWDEFIGMWITLMAIPVLSWQWVAAGFVIFRIFDMWKPWPIRWFDRNVHGGMGIMVDDIVAGIISAGILYLCGHYWLL, encoded by the coding sequence TTGATCATTTTGACGCGCAATAAAGATGTCGCCAAAAGCCGTTTACAGATGAGTAACCCGTGGCATTTGTTGGCGACCGGTTTTGGCAGCGGTCTAAGCCCGTGGGTGCCTGGCACCATGGGCTCGTTGGCTTCGATTCCATTTTGGTGGCTCATGACCTGGCTGCCGTTTCAGCTCTACTACCTGCTGGTATTGCTTGGCATCAGCTTGGGTGTCTATCTTTGCCACCGTACGGCGAAAGATATGGGCGTGCATGACCATGGCAGCATCGTCTGGGACGAGTTTATTGGCATGTGGATTACGCTAATGGCGATACCGGTACTGAGTTGGCAATGGGTCGCCGCCGGGTTTGTTATTTTCCGTATTTTTGATATGTGGAAACCGTGGCCGATTCGCTGGTTTGACCGTAATGTTCATGGTGGTATGGGCATTATGGTGGATGATATTGTGGCGGGGATTATTTCAGCCGGTATTCTCTACCTCTGCGGACATTACTGGTTGCTGTAA
- a CDS encoding aldo/keto reductase, producing the protein MNTIQLGTTDLTVSRLCLGCMTFGEPQRGTHAWTLPEESSRPLIKQALDAGINFFDTANSYSDGSSEEIVGRALRDYARREDVVVATKVYNQMSNLPRGLSRKNILQSIDDSLTRLGMDYVDLLQIHRWDYETPLEETLEALHDVVKAGKARYIGASSMYAWQFARALYTADLHGWTRFVSMQDQYNLIQREEEREMHPLCQAENIAVLPWSPLARGRLTRQWGETTARSVSDEFGKTLYSQSEDNDAAIAQRVETIAKDKGVSRAQVALAWMLTKPAVTAPIIGASRAEQLDDLVKATEVELTTEEVAELETVYQPHHVVGFQ; encoded by the coding sequence ATGAACACCATTCAACTCGGTACAACTGACCTTACGGTTTCACGTCTATGTCTTGGCTGTATGACTTTCGGCGAACCCCAACGCGGCACCCATGCCTGGACGCTGCCCGAAGAGAGCAGCCGCCCGTTAATTAAGCAAGCACTGGATGCCGGGATTAACTTTTTTGACACCGCGAATAGTTATTCTGATGGCAGTAGCGAAGAAATTGTCGGTCGGGCGCTACGTGACTATGCTCGACGTGAAGACGTGGTCGTCGCCACCAAAGTCTACAACCAAATGAGCAACCTACCACGCGGCCTGTCGCGCAAAAATATTTTACAATCGATTGATGACAGCCTCACCCGGCTGGGAATGGACTATGTCGATCTATTGCAAATTCACCGTTGGGATTATGAGACGCCGCTGGAAGAGACGCTGGAAGCGTTACATGATGTCGTAAAAGCGGGTAAAGCGCGTTATATCGGCGCCTCATCAATGTACGCCTGGCAGTTTGCCAGAGCATTATATACGGCTGATCTTCACGGCTGGACACGCTTTGTGAGCATGCAGGATCAATATAATTTGATTCAGCGCGAAGAAGAGCGTGAAATGCACCCGTTATGTCAGGCGGAGAACATTGCGGTACTACCGTGGAGCCCGCTGGCACGTGGACGTTTAACCCGTCAATGGGGAGAAACCACCGCACGTTCGGTATCCGATGAGTTCGGCAAAACCTTGTACAGCCAAAGCGAAGACAACGACGCGGCCATCGCTCAACGCGTCGAAACCATCGCCAAAGATAAAGGCGTCAGCCGGGCGCAGGTGGCGCTAGCCTGGATGCTCACGAAACCGGCGGTTACCGCGCCGATTATCGGTGCGTCACGCGCGGAGCAACTGGATGATTTGGTTAAAGCTACCGAGGTGGAACTCACGACCGAAGAAGTGGCGGAACTGGAAACCGTTTACCAACCGCATCATGTTGTTGGATTTCAGTAA
- the dxs gene encoding 1-deoxy-D-xylulose-5-phosphate synthase, with translation MSFDIAKYPTLAQASSVTELRSLPKEKLPKLCDELRQYLLDSVSRSSGHFASGLGVVELTVALHYVYNTPFDHLVWDVGHQAYPHKILTGRRDRIGTIRQKNGLHPFPWREESEYDVLCVGHSSTSISAGLGMAVAAEKEAKGRRTACVIGDGAITAGMAFEAMNHAGDIKADLLVVLNDNEMSISENVGALNNRLAQILSGKTYARLREGGKKVLTGLPPIKELVKRTEEHLKGMVVPGTLFEELGFNYIGPVDGHDVLALVHTLKNMRDLKGPQFLHIMTKKGKGYAPAEKDPITWHAVPKFDPASGLLPKSVEGLPSYSKIFGNWLCEMAADDNKLMAVTPAMREGSGMVGFSREYPAQYFDVAIAEQHAVTFAAGLAIGGYKPIVAIYSTFLQRAYDQVIHDVAIQKLPVLFAIDRGGIVGADGQTHQGAFDLAYLRCIPNMVIMTPSDENECRLMLYTGYHRNDGPSAVRYPRGNGTGATLAPLAALPLGKGVTKRQGEKLAILNFGTLLPEAQTVADALNATLVDMRFVKPLDEKLILELAATHESLITLEEGAIKGGAGSGVNELLMAKRTPVPVLNLGLPDEFIPQGTQDEIRHDYRLDASGIQQQIDDWLAQ, from the coding sequence ATGAGTTTTGACATTGCAAAATACCCAACGCTGGCGCAGGCAAGCTCGGTAACAGAATTACGTTCATTGCCAAAAGAGAAATTGCCGAAACTCTGCGATGAATTGCGCCAATATCTGCTGGATAGCGTAAGCCGCTCCAGCGGTCATTTCGCCTCTGGCCTTGGCGTGGTGGAGCTTACCGTTGCGCTCCACTACGTGTATAACACGCCGTTTGATCACTTGGTCTGGGATGTTGGTCACCAAGCCTATCCGCATAAAATTCTGACCGGGCGGCGTGATCGTATTGGTACTATCCGGCAGAAAAATGGTCTGCATCCGTTCCCGTGGCGGGAAGAGAGTGAGTATGACGTGCTGTGCGTCGGTCACTCCTCGACCTCAATTAGCGCCGGGCTAGGGATGGCGGTCGCCGCTGAGAAAGAAGCCAAAGGTCGCCGCACCGCCTGCGTCATCGGCGATGGTGCAATTACCGCCGGGATGGCGTTTGAAGCGATGAATCACGCGGGCGATATTAAGGCTGACCTGTTGGTGGTCTTGAACGATAACGAAATGTCGATTTCCGAAAACGTCGGCGCGCTAAATAATCGTCTGGCTCAGATCCTGTCTGGAAAGACCTACGCACGGCTACGTGAAGGCGGGAAAAAGGTCCTTACTGGTCTGCCGCCAATTAAAGAGCTGGTCAAGCGTACGGAAGAGCACCTGAAAGGTATGGTGGTACCAGGCACGCTGTTTGAAGAGTTAGGGTTTAATTATATTGGCCCGGTTGACGGGCATGATGTGCTGGCGTTGGTGCATACGCTGAAAAATATGCGTGACTTAAAAGGTCCGCAGTTTCTGCATATTATGACCAAAAAAGGCAAAGGCTACGCGCCAGCCGAAAAAGATCCCATCACCTGGCATGCGGTACCGAAATTTGATCCAGCCAGTGGCCTATTGCCCAAAAGCGTCGAAGGCTTGCCGAGTTACTCGAAAATTTTCGGTAACTGGCTGTGTGAAATGGCTGCCGATGATAACAAACTGATGGCGGTTACTCCGGCAATGCGTGAAGGGTCCGGTATGGTGGGGTTCTCGCGCGAATACCCGGCGCAATATTTTGATGTAGCTATCGCCGAGCAACATGCGGTCACCTTTGCCGCCGGGCTGGCGATCGGTGGCTACAAACCGATTGTCGCCATCTATTCAACCTTCCTGCAACGCGCCTATGATCAAGTGATCCACGATGTGGCAATCCAAAAACTACCGGTGCTGTTTGCTATCGATCGCGGCGGTATTGTGGGCGCGGATGGGCAAACCCATCAGGGTGCGTTCGATCTCGCTTACCTGCGCTGTATTCCTAATATGGTGATTATGACGCCAAGCGACGAGAATGAGTGCCGCCTGATGTTATATACCGGTTATCACCGCAATGATGGCCCCAGCGCAGTACGTTATCCACGCGGAAATGGTACCGGTGCCACGCTGGCTCCCCTGGCGGCGCTGCCGTTAGGTAAAGGAGTGACCAAGCGTCAGGGCGAGAAACTGGCGATCCTGAATTTCGGCACCTTATTGCCGGAAGCACAGACCGTGGCGGATGCGCTAAATGCCACACTGGTGGATATGCGTTTCGTTAAACCGCTCGACGAGAAGCTGATACTTGAGCTTGCCGCAACCCATGAATCATTGATTACGCTTGAGGAAGGTGCAATCAAAGGCGGCGCAGGTAGCGGCGTAAACGAGTTGCTGATGGCAAAACGAACGCCGGTGCCAGTGTTGAATCTCGGTTTGCCGGATGAATTTATTCCACAAGGGACGCAAGACGAAATTCGCCATGACTATCGGCTGGATGCATCAGGCATTCAGCAACAAATTGACGACTGGCTGGCGCAATAA